The Aedes albopictus strain Foshan chromosome 2, AalbF5, whole genome shotgun sequence region tgatacatATGAAAAAccaaatttgttagctcactagcaccgcctagcggtggaatttggaaacatacactgtggtgcataattgatcggacaaacgccgattttcatacaaaatggccaagtttgagatgctgtaactatggtttgctttggtggattgagctcaatttttgacacggaactacgaatatgctgaattttgtgtatacaaagtataaaatgttttcgttcacaggtctgggcgtggcaaggcgttgaaaatattgcaaaagtgatcggacagcggtacccctttgatttacacgcgttttgagtcgcaccctatccctttTCTGATAATTGTCGCTTCTAGAAACCAATAATACCTCAGCATATCAGAAGAaggactccagaggcacgttttcctccatttgggaaatttgtgtcatAACCTCAGCATATCCAATGTTCGTAACCTGCACATGAACGATATTAGTTACTGGATAGGATTACACATctgtaagttttttttatctctttattAAGGGATTTTCCAAATAAAGGATATGATCGGTTGATAGGATTAGATTTCTCCATTATTTCGTCGTAtagcttttttatttttcatattttcctatTTATTTTTGAAGTTATAAGACATTTTGTTTTTCGAGATTCCGCCAAACTTttaccttagagaaatttcctcCAGACGTTATCACGTTGTCACTGATCCACACCACTTCTAACTACCTCCTCTCAAACCTAACCTCAATCGGGTTGGTGCTCCTTAGGACCAAGTCCGCCACAAAGTTGATCTCCTCCAGTCGGGTCACCGGAAGAACTCGGAACCTCAGCAGTGCATTCACCACCACAACCTTGAGCTCCATCATGGCGTACTTCTGCCCGATACAGTTTCTCGGTCCCGCACTGAACGGCACATAGGCGTACGGATTTCTCCGGTCAACCTCCTCCGGTAGGAACCGGTCCGCGTCGAATCGATCCGGATCGGGAAACTGCTCCGGATCCCGGTGCATATCCATAATGAAAATGTTCGCAACACAACCTGCCGGGATAAGGTTGCCGTCGTCGAGGACGATATCCTCCGAAATGCTCCGCGATATGAAGGTCACCGGTGGCCACAGGCGAAGACATTCCTTCAGTGCCCGGTCCAGAAACTTCATCTCGGTGTAGTCTTGCGGTGTGAATGCTCGATTCGATTGGGGTTTATTGTTGTAGATGTGTAAGATTTCAGAGAAGATTCGATCTTGGACTGCTTGTTCACGTGCCAGAGTGAAAAAGATGAAGATCAGGGCAGCTGCCGTGGTATCGTGACCCTCGTAGGCGAACGTGTCCACTTCCTCGCGAATACCTGCTTCGTCGATGAGTTGATTCTGTTCGGCGAGAAGTAGCGTATCCAGCATAGCGTATCGCTTCTTCGGGTTGAGATAACTGCGTGAAATACGGAAGTTTGGAAAGGTGTTGCTCTACAATATATCAGGAAATACTCACATATTTTCTTCGGTTAGCTCACCGGTATGTTCCTTATATTCCGCCAGGAACTGTTCTCTTTTCTTGTTGATGATGCCTGTCGTAAAGGAATGAACTGGAAGAAGCAGCTTATCTAAGGCAGCTTTATAACCTGTTAACCGACAGATGAAGTCGCTCAGCAACCATGGTCGCGTCAAACGGTAAGCCAAGACTTCACCGATTTCATAAAGCTTCGTGAGGTATACGTCTGCTCCCGATACCGTGGATAACTTCACTCCCATAGAGGTTTCTAAAAAGGCGAAAAAAGgttagtgcagtggaaattgaaagGCAAGAGAGTTGTCTAACATCCTACCGCAGATGGTATTCAGTGTGAACTTGGACATGACGGGTTGTAAGGCCGTTGCTACACCTTTGTCAACGTGTTCACCAAGTGTGATCATCAGTTGATCGCATTCTTCCACAAATGTACGATGGAACCCGTTCAGTATGTTGAAGTGGAATGAAGGCGTTAGAATTCGTCGACGGTGCATCCACTTGGATCCGGTACTGTTGAGCAAACCCAGGCCCAAAAAGGGATGTAGAAATTTGTAGAATTCACTCTTGTCAATGTGCTTGGTGCTGGACAGGATTGGCTCGGCTTCGCGAACCCGGATCACATTCAGCACGTACAGTGAGCTATTGAACCAGAACCGATAGGTTCCTCCGTATCGCTTGGGCCACTTGCGGGCCCATTGCCAGGTCGTCGCTGAAATGATCGATAGTTGTTCGAGCAGGTGTTGATAGCTATGCATTCAATGCCCTTTACCTTGATCCATGAAGAGAATCTCACTCAGATTTCCGATGAGTGGCAAACATGGAGGCCCTGGAAATTTGTTGATTGCCCGAAATATACGCCCATTTTTGTCAATTACCTCATACACTAGAAGAACTATTATGATTAGTAGCACAGCAAACCACCAACTTGCCGAGAAATCCATTTAGCTCCACCCTCCAAGACTGATTACACCTAATTGAATTCTACACTGCCGTCGGTTAAAAATATGCATTGCTCTTATCATCTTTCGCGCACAAATGAGTTTATTTATACTGTAGAAATTATGAAAATATTGATAAGCAGACAACACAATATTAATCAATATATTTTCATTGTTACTGTTTGGTCTAGATTTTCTGTTAACAATCATATTCTACGTCTAGCTACACTTTGTATTCGTCTTTCGCTTAGCGAATCGAACCTTGATCGGCGTCTTTGCCCGCAGTACCAGATCTGCCATGAAGATCACCTCTTGCCGCGTAGTCACCGGCAGAATGTGATAGTTGATCAGCAGAGCGCAGAGTACGGTTTTCATCTCTAGCAGAGCGTATTTCTGTCCGATACAGTTCCTAGGACCTGCGCTGAACGGTACGTATGCGTATGGATTCCTCTTGGCGGAGACTTCCGGCAGGAACCTGTCGGGATCAAACCGCTCCGGGTCGGGAAACTGATCCGGATCACGATGCAGATCGTAGATGTGTATGTGTGCGATGGTACCGTGCGGAAAGGTCGTTGAATCTACCGAAAAAATAGAGTTAACGTAACGTGCAGCGGTGGAAGACCAATGATTGAACCTACCAACTTCCAATGGTCCAGACAGATACCGCGAGATGAACGATACTGGAGGATACAACCGAAGTACTTCCTTTACGAATCGATCCAAGTACTTCAGGTTGTTGTAATCTGCTATGGTGAAAGCATCAGCCTCTGATTTGGTACTACGAGCTTCCAAAAGTTCATTGTAAACACGTTGTTGAGCTTCCTGCTCTGTCGCCAGCAACAGAATCGAGAAGATCAATCCGGCTGCCGTTGTGTCATGTCCTTCGAACATAAAGGTGTCCACTTCTTCGCGTATGCCTTCTTCATCTATACCACCGCTTGCTTCGGCCATCAACAGAGTGTTCAACATGGCGTACCGTTGCTTCGATCCGTATCTAGAAAATATGTAGTTCAGATCATCGCTATAAAAATACGATCTGAGCATACATTCCATCTACAGGCACGTTGGAGATCGTCGAATCTTGTATCAACTGCTCACGCTTCTGTCGGATTATGCTTCGGGTGAAGTCATGAATTGGTTCTATTGCATCTTCCAAAGGCTTCTGATACCCCAGTAGGTTGTAGACCCCATCATCGTACAACCACGGAGTCATCGTTCTGTGAACGATCCTTTCACCCACGTCATACACCTGCGATCGATACGTATCTGCTCCATTGTACGAATCCAGCTTAACACCCATCGCCGTTTCTTGATCGAGTTCACTTTAAAATTAGTTTTCTGTTTTCTTACAACAACCAAGCTCAACCTTACCACAGATAGTGTTCAGCGTGAACCTGGTAACGATCGACTGCAGCACGACCTCTTCTCCTGAATCGGCAGGACCATTCAGCAACGTCATCAACTTTTCCGCCTCCTCCTGGAACACCTGCAGAAAGTCGTTCAGGATGCTGAAATGGAATGCCGGGGTCAATATCCTCCGTCGCGCCTGCCACTTGCTACCCTTGCTACACAGCAGCCCATCGCCCATCAACGGCTCCAAGAACCGATACAGTATGCTCTTCCGGGTGTGCTTCGTGCTGGACAGAATTGGCTCCGCTTCGCGAACTCTAATCACATTCAGTATCACGCTTCCGAATATCCACTGCCGATACGATCGCCCATACTTCAGGGCATTCGTTCGCGCATAGTTAAACGTCTGCACCGTATCCTTGATCAACACTTCCAGTAGATTCCCCAACACCGGAAACATCGTTCCACCGGGGTACTCCCGAGCAGCACGGTATCCATCACGTTGCCGCAAATACCACTCGTACAGCGCCAACAACGCGATCAACGTGACGATCACCAACAGGAACATAACTTCCAATCTACCGAACTACGCGAGCCTTTCCGGACTGAGATCGCTGCGCGATCGCCTTTCGTTTATAAATCGCTTGAACTCCCGTACGAAAAAAGGGGCATCGGCGAAGGTTATCGGTGTGGCGGTAGCAAGAAGCCGCCACCGCCGCCACGACCATTAGGTTTAATCGTTTGTTTTCACATTTGACCGATGCCAACGATAAGAAGATGCTCCAGCAAAGCACGTGTGAAAGTGATCTGTAGCGATCAGAGATCTTGATATAGGGTGAGCTCACAGAGTGGGATTTGTTGATGTAAATCATTCTATCACAAAACGATGTTGGACCGAATGGACGTAAAGCAAAAACATTAGTTAGACTAAAATGATCGTTCTCTTGGAGTTTTTCAGAGCTGCTGTCTGACTATCCCTaggaagttattcctggaagactgTTTCCCATAGAATATGTGATCGGCGAATGTGATCGGTTGCAGTCCACGTCACCTCAATTAACATCTCATCAATTACTTATCGAGAGCAAAAGACCAACTTGCAGTCAACAGCGTTTTGCGCGAGCTGTACCATGATTACTTTATGAGCTTATATTGTTATAGTGATCCCATTCTGTTGAACTAGGAAAGTAGCAAAGACAACTTTTTCAAGAAGACATGGCTTCTCCTGGCTCCAAGCTTCTTCCGCCGCTGAGTGTCTTTTGCCATCCAGCTCCTTGCTAACCATGACTGTGCCGAAAAAATTACAGGAATTCGTTtacaaatatcttcaggaatttcctgaaaaaattctcataagattgcttccgagattcgttctgaggtttcttcaggagttcctacagggatttcttcaagaactgctacggggattcttccaggagttcctccatgaactcttcttggaattacttccggatttttttccaagaattccatctgtgatttctttagtactttctcctaggatttcttcaggaactctccctgggattccaccaggaattcctctagaaattcatctagaaattccactagcgattcctccagacatccagtgattttccaaggaattccttcaaggattccaccaagaattccttccagaattgctgtagagattcttccaagaattccttccagaattcctgtagagattcctccaaggattcctccgggaatttatccaggcattcttccagtaattctgctttctccagaaattcattaagggattcctccaagaatttcttcaggaatttgtacagTCAgtgtttctgaaattcttcctgggtttccaccgggaattccttcagagattgcttctggaattcttgcagaaattcctccagaaattcatccaggatctcctctagcgattcctccaggcatccagtgatttttcaaggaattactctaagaattccttcaagcattcctgtagagattccttcgggaatttatccaggcattccggCAGGAATTCTGCCAagtattcctcaaagattttctccaggagttctacccagggatttctctaaggattccttaacggattcatccaagaactcctccaaggattctttctggaattcatccaggcattcctccagggacttctacaagaattcctccagaaattctttcagggattcctctagagattcccccaggaattcctccagaaattcctaggaattcctctgcggatttctccacgaattccttctagaattcctcctaggattttttcaggaattctccctgggattccaccgggaatttctctagaaatttatctagcgattcttccaggcatccagtgatttttcaaggaattcctccaaggattttaccaggaattccttcaaaattcctcttgttctttttccaaggattccgtccataattcctgtagatatttatccagggtttcctccgggaatatATCTAagcattgttccagaaattctgccaACTTTTCcgcaaggtatttcttcaggagttcttccagggattcctccagaaatttctctaggatttcatccaggaacactttcagggactcctccaagaattcctccaggaatttgtcaggaaattctttcaggattttttacagggattcctccgggaattcagctagggcttcctccaggatttcaaccaggatttcctccaaaaattccttcaggaaatcctcttgggattcctccaggaatttctctttcagggattcctctagatattcctccagaggttatccagaaattctttcatgcatTCGATCTGGAATTGGGTTCTTAAGGGATacaaagattttctccaggagttcaaccagggatttctctaaagattccttaacggattcctccaggaattctttctggaattcctccaggcactcctccagggactaatacaagaattccaccaggaatttgttcaggaattcttccagaaaattttgcagggattccttcaggaaatcagccaggcattcctccaggaattcctctagaaatgttttcagggattcctctagagattcccccagggattcctccagaaatttctccaggatttcaaccaggaattcctctagggattcctccaagaattcctcctggaattcctcctaggattgcttcaggaattctccttgggattccaccaggagttcctctagaaatttatctagaaattcctctagcgattcttccaggcattcagtgattctccaaggaattcaccagaaattcctcctggaattcttccaaggattccgcccataattcctgtaggtattcctccgggaattcatccaggcatacttccaggaattctgccaagtTTTCCGCAaggtgtttctccaggagttcttccagggattcctccaggaattccttcaggatttcatccaggaactcctccaagaattcttccatgaatttgtccagaaattcttccaggattttatacagggattcctccgggaattcagcctgggattccttcagagattcctctacggattcctccaggatttcacccagaaattcctccaaaaatttcttcaagaaatcctcctgggattgctccagcaatttctcttccagggattcaagaGATTCCCCCacggagttctccaggaattctttcaggcattccatcTGGAATTGGGTGCTTTAGGAGTacaaagattttctccaggagttctatcagggatttctctagattccttaacggattcctccagggatttttttctggaattcctccaggcattcctccagggactccttcaagaattcctccagggactcctacaagaattcctccaggaatttgttcaggaattcttccagaaaattttgcatagattcctccaggaaatcagccaggcattcctccaggaattcatccaggaactcctctagaaatgttttcagggattcctctagagattcccccagggattcctccaggaattcacccaggatacctctagggattcctccaggaattcctgctggaattccacctaggatttcttcaggaattctccctgggattccactaggagttcctctagaaaatcattcagaatttcctctagcgattcttccaggcattaagtgatttttcaaggaatccctccaaggattccaccaggaattccacttccAAGGTTTCGCccataattcctgtagaaattcctccaatgattcctccaggaatttatccaggcattcttccaggaattctgcctaGTTTTCCGCAGGTATTTCCCCAtgagttttttttagggattcctccaaaaattcctcaaggatttcctccaggaactcctccagggactcctgggatttcttcagaagtttcttcctgagattccaccaaaaattactttaaagatttcttcgggaattcttgtagagattcctccaggaattcctctagaaattcattcaagaattcctctagcgattcctccaggcaaagaattcctccaaggattcctgtagagtttcctccgagaatttatccaagcatttctgcatgaattctgtcaagtattcctcaaagattttctccaagggttataccagggatttctctaaggattccagggattctttcttgaattcctccaggaatttgtccagcaattcttccagaaaattttgcagggattcctccaggaagtcagccagggattcctccaggaattcatccaaaaattctttcagggagtcctctaaagattcccccacgaattcctccagaaattcctccaagatttcacccaggaatttctctagaattccttctggaattccacctaggatttcttcaggatttctcgcTGGGATTCCATCTGAAACTCCTCTACAAAATGATTGGGTTTCACTGGGTAATTTCTCTAGCGATTCTTCTAGGCATTAAgtgattttccaaggaattcctctaaggatcccaccaggaattccatttggaatttttccaaggtctCCGCCCATTattcctgtagatattcctccaatgattcctccaagaattcctccagaaattcttcaaggatttctacagggattcctccaggaattcagccaGGGATTCACCTagatattcttctagggattcccccagaaattcctgcaagatttcacccaggaattcctccaaaaaatccttaaagaaatcctccttggattcctccaagaaatcctcctgggattcctccaagaaatcctcctggggttccttcaagaaatcctcctgggattcccccaggaatttctcttccagggaatcctctagagattcctcctttcAGGCAGCGtcccaggaatccgtccaggcattccttcaggaattcctctagagattcctccaggaattgctgcaagaatccctccaggacttgctccagaaatgcctcctgaaattcgtctaggaaacccttccaaaatttctttaaggattcctacaggaactcctccgggaattcatccaggcgttcctccaagcattcctccaggaattacagggtggccacagactcgggaaattcgggaaatgcgggaaaaaatcgggaattgaaatccatcgggaaatatgcgggaattAGTCGGGAATTTcgtttatgatcgggaattttcaaaatgatgtgtacattggcgtaactagaggggggccaggggggccaggccccccccccctAGAAATTTTtaatgactttatatatggaaattagaaaaaatctgaaaaccactgtcgtggtgacaaacatagatctatattctcaatttagttgaaaatcgaagttttcgactagcgaagttggatttttctccaaatccgtgcgtcg contains the following coding sequences:
- the LOC109418973 gene encoding uncharacterized protein LOC109418973, which encodes MFLLVIVTLIALLALYEWYLRQRDGYRAAREYPGGTMFPVLGNLLEVLIKDTVQTFNYARTNALKYGRSYRQWIFGSVILNVIRVREAEPILSSTKHTRKSILYRFLEPLMGDGLLCSKGSKWQARRRILTPAFHFSILNDFLQVFQEEAEKLMTLLNGPADSGEEVVLQSIVTRFTLNTICETAMGVKLDSYNGADTYRSQVYDVGERIVHRTMTPWLYDDGVYNLLGYQKPLEDAIEPIHDFTRSIIRQKREQLIQDSTISNVPVDGIYGSKQRYAMLNTLLMAEASGGIDEEGIREEVDTFMFEGHDTTAAGLIFSILLLATEQEAQQRVYNELLEARSTKSEADAFTIADYNNLKYLDRFVKEVLRLYPPVSFISRYLSGPLEVDSTTFPHGTIAHIHIYDLHRDPDQFPDPERFDPDRFLPEVSAKRNPYAYVPFSAGPRNCIGQKYALLEMKTVLCALLINYHILPVTTRQEVIFMADLVLRAKTPIKVRFAKRKTNTKCKMDFSASWWFAVLLIIIVLLVYEVIDKNGRIFRAINKFPGPPCLPLIGNLSEILFMDQATTWQWARKWPKRYGGTYRFWFNSSLYVLNVIRVREAEPILSSTKHIDKSEFYKFLHPFLGLGLLNSTGSKWMHRRRILTPSFHFNILNGFHRTFVEECDQLMITLGEHVDKGVATALQPVMSKFTLNTICETSMGVKLSTVSGADVYLTKLYEIGEVLAYRLTRPWLLSDFICRLTGYKAALDKLLLPVHSFTTGIINKKREQFLAEYKEHTGELTEENIYLNPKKRYAMLDTLLLAEQNQLIDEAGIREEVDTFAYEGHDTTAAALIFIFFTLAREQAVQDRIFSEILHIYNNKPQSNRAFTPQDYTEMKFLDRALKECLRLWPPVTFISRSISEDIVLDDGNLIPAGCVANIFIMDMHRDPEQFPDPDRFDADRFLPEEVDRRNPYAYVPFSAGPRNCIGQKYAMMELKVVVVNALLRFRVLPVTRLEEINFVADLVLRSTNPIEVRFERR